A portion of the Brevundimonas pondensis genome contains these proteins:
- a CDS encoding 2OG-Fe(II) oxygenase family protein has translation MSHDGRSSPERAAIDRLIAAGRLDEALAALRVAPDAAATWPLQADLLKQLGRLDEALALRFAQVKARPTSSVSEHNLAALLGDMHRHVEAEAAVRRAFAKGGDAPETWLVLARSLAGQEKGDDAEQAYRQAVSRRPTHVEALRELAQLIWMRTADATRALAPVREALDRAPGDSGVRCLLGLLMDYTGSTPREVWSALVEGETRRDPALDLAAASAALSFDRDLALDHALAAAAAAPGHPFVALKLAEIRLARGELDQAAVLLAGTDEPAEDQNWLSLKATFERLSGASDGPALNDYEAFVQGQVIDTPEGWSDLITYLDDLAAALRRLHTFQTHPVGQSLRHGTQTHVDLRASEDPAIRAFFSAIDGPIGRYLERLGNGDDPLRRRNTGAYRIVGCWSVQLVPGGYHAPHVHPEGWLSSACYIDLPTAVEAGGREGWIGFGAPPFVCATPTPPEHYEKPEPGKLVLFPSYMWHGTVPFSGEETRLTIAFDVVPA, from the coding sequence ATGAGCCATGACGGTCGTTCCAGCCCTGAGCGCGCGGCCATCGACCGTTTGATTGCTGCTGGCCGCCTTGATGAGGCTCTGGCCGCGTTGCGCGTGGCGCCGGATGCGGCGGCGACCTGGCCTTTGCAGGCTGACCTTCTCAAGCAACTGGGGCGTTTGGACGAAGCTCTGGCGTTGCGCTTCGCCCAGGTGAAGGCTCGACCGACTAGCAGTGTGTCGGAGCATAATCTGGCGGCGCTCCTGGGCGACATGCATCGACACGTTGAGGCCGAGGCCGCAGTCCGTCGCGCTTTCGCCAAGGGCGGTGACGCGCCGGAAACCTGGCTGGTGCTGGCTCGGTCGCTGGCAGGGCAGGAGAAGGGCGACGACGCGGAACAGGCCTATCGTCAGGCAGTGTCGCGTCGTCCGACCCATGTCGAAGCCCTGCGTGAATTGGCGCAACTGATCTGGATGCGAACCGCCGACGCCACGCGTGCCCTGGCGCCGGTTCGCGAGGCGCTGGATCGTGCACCCGGCGACAGCGGGGTGCGCTGTCTGTTGGGTCTACTGATGGACTACACGGGCTCGACGCCGCGCGAGGTGTGGAGCGCGCTGGTTGAAGGCGAAACGCGCCGTGATCCAGCCCTTGATCTGGCCGCCGCCTCCGCCGCCCTGTCGTTCGATCGGGATCTGGCGCTCGATCATGCACTTGCGGCCGCGGCCGCCGCGCCGGGCCACCCGTTTGTGGCCTTGAAGCTGGCCGAGATCAGACTGGCGCGGGGCGAACTGGATCAGGCCGCTGTTCTGCTCGCCGGGACCGACGAGCCGGCAGAGGATCAGAACTGGCTGTCGCTGAAGGCCACGTTTGAGCGGTTATCAGGCGCGTCGGACGGCCCGGCGTTGAATGACTACGAGGCTTTCGTGCAAGGCCAGGTCATTGATACGCCGGAGGGCTGGTCTGATCTGATCACCTATCTCGACGATCTCGCGGCTGCGTTGCGCCGGCTGCACACGTTCCAGACGCATCCCGTGGGCCAAAGTCTGCGGCACGGGACGCAGACCCATGTCGATCTGCGGGCCAGCGAGGATCCCGCCATTCGCGCCTTTTTCAGCGCCATCGATGGTCCGATCGGGCGTTATCTGGAGCGGCTGGGGAACGGCGATGATCCCTTGCGGCGGCGCAACACCGGCGCCTATCGCATCGTGGGCTGCTGGTCGGTGCAGTTGGTCCCCGGCGGCTATCATGCGCCGCACGTCCACCCCGAAGGCTGGCTGTCCTCGGCCTGCTATATCGATCTGCCGACGGCGGTGGAGGCGGGCGGTCGAGAGGGTTGGATCGGCTTTGGCGCGCCGCCGTTCGTCTGCGCCACGCCCACGCCGCCTGAACACTACGAGAAGCCGGAACCGGGCAAGCTGGTGCTGTTTCCGTCCTATATGTGGCACGGGACCGTGCCGTTCTCTGGTGAGGAGACCCGCCTGACCATCGCCTTTGACGTGGTTCCCGCATGA
- a CDS encoding HAD-IA family hydrolase gives MTRPLAVFDIDGTLVDSRASIHRACCEAARELGLAEPSYDRVRQIVGLTLDKALHVLEPGLTLAELADFVAAFQASFRAMYDAGHEEPLYPGVMDTLRRLKRDGWRLSLATGQNRRGVARNLARPEWSTLFLSSHCSADGPGKPDPAMLFAAMTACGADAASTVMIGDTSHDILMALNAGVHPLGVGWGFHTHGEQMAAGAHHVAVDCPDLEAALDRFASTAIAA, from the coding sequence ATGACCCGCCCGCTTGCCGTCTTCGATATCGATGGGACCCTGGTGGACAGCCGGGCCTCGATCCACCGCGCCTGCTGCGAAGCTGCGCGCGAGCTGGGCCTGGCCGAGCCCTCCTATGACCGGGTGCGCCAGATTGTCGGGCTGACGCTGGACAAGGCGCTACACGTGCTGGAGCCCGGGTTGACGCTGGCGGAGTTGGCGGACTTTGTCGCCGCCTTTCAGGCCAGCTTCCGCGCCATGTACGACGCCGGCCACGAAGAGCCTCTCTATCCCGGCGTCATGGACACCCTGCGTCGTCTGAAGCGCGACGGCTGGCGGTTGTCGCTGGCGACGGGGCAGAACCGACGCGGCGTGGCTCGCAATCTGGCGCGGCCGGAATGGAGCACGCTTTTCCTGTCCAGCCACTGCTCCGCCGATGGTCCGGGCAAACCCGATCCGGCCATGCTGTTCGCCGCCATGACCGCCTGTGGAGCCGACGCCGCCTCTACCGTCATGATCGGCGACACCAGCCACGACATCCTGATGGCCCTGAACGCCGGCGTGCATCCTCTGGGCGTCGGCTGGGGTTTCCATACCCATGGGGAACAGATGGCGGCGGGCGCGCATCACGTCGCCGTCGACTGCCCCGATCTGGAGGCGGCGCTGGACCGCTTCGCCTCAACCGCTATCGCTGCTTAG
- a CDS encoding RluA family pseudouridine synthase produces MSREVQTLYVAEDEHDIRLDRWFKRRWPHLTHIQVEKMARSGQIRVDGSRVKPQDRLTAGAAVRVPPLPEANPRKPGDLHELTERDVAYAKSLVLYEDDMVIALNKPHGLAVQGGTKTTKHVDRLLSAWGEGMDRPRLVHRLDRDTSGVLLLGKGPEAAKRLAGAFARRQAKKTYWAIVIGNPKPTHGQIDMALKKTGINDFEMMRPAEPKDPKGEPAETAFATISRAAHRAAWMALRPFTGRTHQLRAHMAAIGHPILGDPKYGDEKSRELSGVLKLQLHARRIELDHPRGGKLIVEAPLSPEMKAGFAHFGFSEDESDVDPFEGVKRQR; encoded by the coding sequence ATGAGCCGCGAAGTCCAGACCCTCTACGTCGCCGAAGACGAGCACGACATCCGCCTGGACCGGTGGTTCAAGCGCCGCTGGCCGCATCTGACTCACATCCAGGTCGAGAAGATGGCCCGCAGCGGCCAGATCCGCGTCGATGGTTCGCGGGTCAAGCCGCAGGATCGTCTGACCGCCGGGGCCGCCGTGCGCGTGCCGCCTCTGCCCGAAGCCAATCCGCGCAAGCCGGGCGACCTGCATGAACTGACCGAGCGCGACGTGGCCTACGCCAAGTCGCTGGTCCTCTATGAAGACGACATGGTCATCGCCCTGAACAAGCCGCACGGCCTGGCCGTGCAGGGTGGCACCAAGACGACCAAGCACGTCGACCGTCTGCTGTCGGCCTGGGGCGAGGGGATGGACCGGCCGCGTCTGGTCCACCGTCTGGACCGCGACACCTCGGGCGTGCTGCTGCTGGGCAAGGGGCCCGAGGCGGCCAAGCGTCTGGCCGGGGCTTTCGCCCGGCGTCAGGCCAAGAAGACCTATTGGGCCATCGTCATCGGCAACCCCAAGCCGACGCACGGTCAGATCGACATGGCGCTGAAGAAGACCGGCATCAACGACTTCGAGATGATGCGTCCCGCCGAACCCAAGGACCCCAAGGGCGAGCCGGCCGAGACCGCCTTCGCCACCATCAGCCGTGCCGCCCACCGCGCGGCCTGGATGGCGCTGCGTCCATTCACTGGTCGCACGCACCAGCTGCGCGCCCACATGGCCGCCATAGGCCACCCCATCCTGGGCGATCCCAAGTATGGGGACGAGAAGTCGCGCGAGCTGTCCGGCGTGCTGAAGCTGCAACTGCACGCCCGCCGGATCGAGCTGGACCATCCGCGCGGCGGCAAGTTGATCGTCGAGGCGCCGCTGAGTCCTGAAATGAAGGCTGGCTTCGCCCACTTCGGTTTCTCCGAGGATGAAAGCGACGTGGACCCCTTCGAAGGGGTCAAGCGCCAGCGATGA
- a CDS encoding ATP12 family chaperone protein — MSHIPPLDPNVAARKGFRESEERIKRFWTVVDVSKDEGGWTVRLDGRTPKTPAGNTLTLPTEAAARLVADEWAAQGEFLVPGTMPATRLASTAIDRVSQTREPVAAEIAAYAGSDVLCYLAEHPAALIERQQAEWGPWRDWAARELGVTLHAAEGIVHRAQSPEALERVKALALEMDDHALTGLATAVPLLGSAVLGLAVQRGALSGAEALDLSRLDEAFTEERWGVDEEAAARVAAHRDEATLLQRWFEALRA; from the coding sequence ATGTCCCACATTCCGCCGCTTGATCCCAATGTCGCCGCCCGCAAGGGTTTCCGCGAATCCGAGGAGCGCATCAAACGCTTCTGGACGGTCGTTGACGTCTCGAAAGACGAAGGCGGCTGGACCGTGCGCCTGGACGGCCGCACGCCCAAGACTCCGGCGGGAAACACCCTGACCCTGCCGACCGAGGCCGCCGCGCGGCTGGTCGCGGATGAATGGGCGGCGCAGGGTGAATTCTTGGTTCCCGGAACCATGCCCGCCACCCGCCTGGCCTCGACCGCCATCGACCGGGTCAGCCAGACGCGCGAGCCGGTGGCCGCCGAGATCGCCGCCTACGCCGGGTCGGATGTCCTGTGCTACCTGGCCGAACATCCGGCGGCCCTGATTGAACGTCAGCAGGCCGAGTGGGGACCGTGGCGCGACTGGGCGGCGCGTGAACTGGGCGTGACCCTGCATGCCGCCGAGGGCATCGTACACCGGGCGCAGTCGCCCGAGGCGCTGGAGCGGGTCAAGGCCTTGGCCCTGGAGATGGACGACCATGCCCTGACCGGGCTGGCGACGGCGGTGCCCCTGTTGGGGTCGGCGGTGCTGGGTCTGGCGGTGCAGCGCGGGGCCCTGTCGGGCGCGGAGGCGCTGGACCTGTCGCGTCTGGACGAGGCCTTCACCGAGGAACGCTGGGGCGTGGACGAGGAAGCCGCCGCCCGCGTGGCCGCCCATCGCGACGAGGCGACCCTGTTGCAGCGGTGGTTCGAGGCGCTGCGGGCCTGA